A single window of Nitrospira sp. DNA harbors:
- a CDS encoding adenylate kinase: protein MQLVFLGAPGVGKGTQAEKVAAQYGVAKISTGDLLREAVRAQTALGKDAKSYMDQGKLVPDSVVIGLVRDKLSDPSCANGFVLDGFPRTVPQAEELGHVLSQRNIRLDRVINFQVSREDVVRRLSGRRSCPKCQATFHVDFAPPKKSDCCDRCGEALVQRSDDKRDAIETRLRVYEEQTLPLIAYYDSKGLLTHLDGASAVETVYQNLTKLLTPFKKV, encoded by the coding sequence ATGCAGCTGGTCTTTCTTGGGGCCCCTGGAGTAGGGAAGGGCACGCAGGCTGAAAAGGTTGCTGCCCAATATGGAGTGGCCAAAATCTCGACCGGTGATTTGCTGCGAGAAGCTGTCAGGGCCCAGACTGCTCTTGGGAAAGATGCCAAGAGTTACATGGATCAGGGAAAGTTAGTTCCTGATTCTGTCGTCATCGGATTGGTGCGTGACAAGCTGAGCGATCCAAGTTGCGCCAACGGTTTCGTGCTTGATGGTTTTCCACGGACTGTGCCGCAGGCTGAAGAATTGGGTCATGTTCTTTCACAGCGTAATATTCGTCTCGATCGTGTGATCAACTTTCAAGTGTCACGTGAAGATGTCGTGCGTCGCCTCAGTGGTAGGCGGAGTTGCCCAAAATGCCAGGCCACTTTTCATGTGGATTTTGCGCCTCCGAAGAAGAGTGATTGCTGTGATCGGTGTGGGGAAGCGCTCGTGCAACGCAGCGATGATAAGCGGGATGCGATTGAGACGCGGTTGCGGGTTTACGAAGAGCAAACCTTGCCATTGATTGCGTACTACGATTCGAAGGGTCTTTTGACTCATCTAGATGGAGCCAGCGCGGTCGAGACGGTGTATCAGAATTTAACGAAACTGCTGACTCCGTTTAAGAAAGTATGA